A stretch of Camelina sativa cultivar DH55 chromosome 18, Cs, whole genome shotgun sequence DNA encodes these proteins:
- the LOC104760139 gene encoding ras-related protein RABA5a, whose protein sequence is MAFYSEDDKSEDYLFKIVLIGDSAVGKSNLLARFARDEFYPNSKSTIGVEFQTQKMDINGKEIKAQIWDTAGQERFRAVTSAYYRGAVGALLVYDISRRQTFHSIGRWLNELHTHSDMNVVTILVGNKSDLKDLREVSTAEGKALAEAQGLFFMETSALDSSNVAAAFETVVKEIYNILSRKVMSSQELNKQDPASLSNGKKVVIPSEGQGESKKGGCCSS, encoded by the exons atggCTTTCTACTCTGAGGACGACAAGAGCGAAGACTACCTCTTTAAGATAGTTCTAATCGGTGATTCTGCAGTTGGGAAATCAAATTTGCTTGCCAGATTTGCGAGGGATGAGTTCTATCCCAATTCAAAGTCGACCATTGGAGTGGAGTTTCAGACGCAGAAGATGGATATCAACGGAAAGGAGATCAAAGCACAGATATGGGACACAGCAGGTCAAGAACGCTTCAGAGCAGTCACTTCTGCGTACTACCGAGGTGCAGTTGGAGCTCTTCTGGTTTACGACATCAGCAGACGGCAGACTTTCCACAGCATTGGTAGATGGCTCAACGAGCTACACA CACACTCTGATATGAACGTTGTGACGATCCTGGTGGGCAACAAGTCGGATCTGAAGGACTTGAGAGAGGTCTCAACAGCAGAAGGAAAAGCCTTGGCTGAAGCACAAGGTCTTTTCTTCATGGAGACATCGGCTTTGGACTCATCAAACGTGGCCGCTGCATTTGAGACGGTTGTGAAAGAGATATACAACATACTGAGCAGGAAAGTGATGAGCTCGCAGGAGCTAAACAAGCAAGATCCTGCTTCACTCAGCAATGGTAAGAAAGTTGTGATTCCGTCAGAGGGGCAGGGGGAGTCCAAGAAAGGTGGATGTTGTTCTTCTTGA